A window of Euzebya sp. genomic DNA:
GGTCAGGCGGACGCCCGCCAGGACCGAGGGGTCGACGGTCACCCCGTCCCCTCCACCCCTCCGCCGGGTCCGACGCGGATCGTCACCGTCTGGCTGCCGAGGAGCCGGTCGCTGCCGGTCCGCAGGCGGAGCAGCTCGTAGGCGCGGACCGGTCGGGACTTGCCCTTGACCTCGATCTCCTCCAGCGCCCGGACCTCGGCGAACGAGCGGATGACCGCATGGGTCTCCGCCCCGATGACGATCCCGCCGGGCGGGGCGAGCGCCTCCAGGCGGGACGCCAGGTTGACCGTGTCCCCGATCGCGGTGAACACCCGCCGGCGTGGGCTGCCGACGTTGCCGACGGTCGCCGGACCGGTGTTGATGCCGACCCTGAAGCGGGGCAGGTCCGGCCGCTCGTCGGCGATGGCGGACGTCGCCTCCTGCAGCGCGAGTGCGGCGCGGGCGGCCAGCAGGGGGTGCTCGGGCTGGCTGAGCGGCGCGCCGAACAGCCCCATGATCGCGTCGCCGATGAACGCCGAGACCGTCCCGCCGTGCTCGACGATCGCCGGGACCGCCGCGGCGTAGTAGCGGTTCAGCAGGGCGACGACCGCGGCCGGCTCGCTGCGCTCGGAGAACGCCGTGAACCCCTTGAGGTCGGCGAACAGCACGGTCACGTCGCGGGTGCCGCCGCCGAGCTGGTGGCCGTCGGGGTCCGCCAGCAGCGTCGAGGCGACGTCCGGGCTCATGTACTCCGCCAGCAGCTCGGCCAGGCTGGCGTGCAGCCGGCCGTTCTCGACCGCCGCCGCGACCCGTTCGGCGACCAGGCGGAGCAGCGCGCTCTCGGCGACGTCGAAGGGCCGGTCCGGCCGCTGGGCGACCAGCACGCCGACGGGGCGGCGGTGCA
This region includes:
- a CDS encoding adenylate/guanylate cyclase domain-containing protein; translation: MAPTSVLPASTEAAVLAQTLRTCGDLLDPATVALALLHGGVLHFVSEPLRLDDRGWQAVVEAIAPSGPPPPPVPSTQVALPLLVHRRPVGVLVAQRPDRPFDVAESALLRLVAERVAAAVENGRLHASLAELLAEYMSPDVASTLLADPDGHQLGGGTRDVTVLFADLKGFTAFSERSEPAAVVALLNRYYAAAVPAIVEHGGTVSAFIGDAIMGLFGAPLSQPEHPLLAARAALALQEATSAIADERPDLPRFRVGINTGPATVGNVGSPRRRVFTAIGDTVNLASRLEALAPPGGIVIGAETHAVIRSFAEVRALEEIEVKGKSRPVRAYELLRLRTGSDRLLGSQTVTIRVGPGGGVEGTG